Below is a genomic region from Pseudazoarcus pumilus.
ATCTGATCTTCCTGCCCGGCTTCTCGACCATGACGGAAATCTCCGACGTATCGGGTCGTGGGGTCGGCATGGACGTGGTGCGCACCAACATCCAGAAGCTCAACGGCAGCATCGAGATCACCTCGCAGGCGGCCAAGGGCACGAGCTTCGTGATCAGCCTGCCGCTTACGCTGGCGATCCTGCCGGTGCTGCTGGTGCGCCTGGGCGATCAGCCCTTCGCGGTGCCGCTGTCGATGGTGCGCGAGATCCTGCCGATTGCCGAGGACGACATCCGCGAGGTCGGCGGACGCGCTACCATGGTCATCCGCGGCGAAGTCCTGCCGGTGCTGCCGCTGGTCGGGCTGCTCGGCTGGCCGCTGAAGAATCGCCCGCAGTACGGCGTGTTGATGCAGACGGCGGAGCTGTCCTTCATCCTGGCGGTGGATACCTTCGCCGGCCGCGAGGATGCGGTGATCAAGTCGCTCGACGACTTCCGCCCCAAGGGCGTGGCCGGTGTCACGACGCTGGCCAACGGCCAGATCGTGCTGATTCTCGACATGAAGGAACTGCTCAGCAGCGCGGGCGACCAGCGTGGCATCTCGCGCAAGTTGTTGATCGCGGCCAAGGCCGACAAGAACGCGCCCAAGCTCACCGCGCTGGCCGCGAACGCGAGCTGACCGGCTCGCCTGCCCGACGCCGCAAAATGAAAGGGCCCCGCGGGGCCCTTTCGCATTTGTGTTTGCGTGGCTTCAGGCGGTCAGCTCGAGCAGCTTGGCGAAAGCCGTATCGAACTGCTCCAGGCCCTCGCGCTGCAGGGTCTCTCCGGCTTCGGTCAGATCCACCCCGAGTGCGGCGAGCGCCTCGAAATGTGCGTTTGCGGCGTCCACGTCGCGATCGATGCTGCGCTCGACGCGCCCATGGTCGCGCAGCGCAGCGAGCGTGGCGTCGGGCAGCGTGTTGACCGTCTCCGGGCCGATCAGCGGCTCGACGTAGAGCAGGTCCTGATAGGCCGGGTTCTTGGTGCTGGTGCTGGCCCACAGCATGTATTGTGGTCGCGCCCCGGCAGCCTTGGCGTCGGCGAAGGCCGCGCCGTGAAAGCGGTCCAGGTAATGCTGGTAGGACAGCTTGGCGAGCGACACCGCCGTCATGCCGCGCAGCGCCAGGGCTGCATCGCTGCCGATGGTTTCCAGGCGCTGGTCGATGAGCGTGTCGACGCGCGACAGGAACAGACTGGCGACCGACATCACACGGCGCACGTCGCCGCCGGCGGCGATCAGCGAGCGGATGCCGCGTGCGTAGGCCGCGCCGACCGCATCGACGTGCGCTAGCGAGAACATCAGCGTGACATTGACGCTGATGCCGCGCGCCACCAGGCCCTCGATCGCGTCCAGTCCGGCGGCGGTGGCCGGCACCTTGATCAACAGGTTGGGGCGTTCGACCGCCCGCGCCAGACGCTCGCCCGCGGCGATGGTGCCGGGCGCATCGTGCGCGAGTGCCGGCGACACCTCCAGACTGACGTAGCCGGCGTTGCCCTGTGCGCCGTCCCACACCGGCAGCAGCAGGTCGCAGGCGCGCTGCACGTCGACGATCGCCAGCCGCTCATAGCGCGTCTCGGCGTCGAGCGCCTCGCGGCGCAGAGCGGTCAGGTCGTCCTCGTAATAGCGGCCGTCGGCGATGGCCTTGTGGAAGATCGCCGGATTGGTCGTGATGCCACTGACACCATCGTCGGCGATCATGCGCGCGAGATGACCGTCGTTGAGCAGCGTGCGCGAGAGATTGTCGAGCCAGACCTGCTGGCCCTGAGCCTTTACCTGGAGGAGCGGATTCATGCGGCGCTTCGTCTTCGGTTGTTCGGACCGACCATTGTGCAACGAATCGGCCGGCTTAGATAGGGCGCCTCTCGGTGCGCGGGAAACGAAAACGGCCCCTGTGAAAGGGGCCGTGCTCCGGTCGCCGGGAGTGATCAGCTCGCGTAGTTCTGCGCGGCGAAATCCCAGTTGGCCAGATGGTTCAGGAAGGCCGCGATGAAGTCCGGGCGCTTGTTGCGGTAGTCGATGTAGTAGGCGTGCTCCCACACGTCGATACAGAGCAGCGGCTTGTCGGCGGTGGTCAGCGGCGTGCCGGCCGGGCCCATGTTGACGATGTCGACCGAACCGTCGGCCTTCTTGACCAGCCACGTCCAGCCCGAACCGAAGTTGCCGGCGGCCGAGGCGGCGAAGGCCTTCTTGAAGTCCTCGAAGGAGCCCCACTTGTTCTTGATCGCGTCGCCCAGGGCGCCGCTCGGCTCACCGCCGCCGTTGGGCTTCATGCAGTGCCAGAAGAAGGTGTGGTTCCAGATCTGGGCCGCGTTGTTGTAGACGCCGCCGGCCGGCGCCTTCTTGACGATGGCCTCGAGATCGAGGTTCGCGTATTCCGTGCCGTCGACCAGCTTGTTCAGGTTGGTGACGTAGGTCTGGTGGTGCTTGCCGTAGTGGAACTCCATCGTCTCCTCGGAAATGTGGGGGGCGAGGGCGTTCTTGGCATAGGGAAGCGGCGGAAGCGTATGTTCCATGTGTTCTCTCCTGTTTCAGTTGGGGGTTCATGGCGGGAAATCCCGACCATTCTAGTAGGGTTAGCGGCCCGAGGACAATCCCGGGCCCACTTCGGAATGGCTGGCGGTGACTTCGGCGTCCAGGCTGCCACTGCCGAGTTCGACCGCGATGGCGTCGCCCGCGACGACGGACGCCGCTTCGCGCACGATGTTCCCGTGGGCGTCGCGCACGATGGCGAAGCCGCGCGAGAGCGTGGCCTGCGGCGAGAGCGAGGTGAGGATGCCGGCGAGTGCGTCGAGTCGTTCGCGACGGCGCAGCACCACGGCCTCGCCGGCGCGCGTCAGACGCTCGCCCAGGCCCGCGCAACGCGCGTTGCGCTCATCAAGGCGCGGGCGCGCCGTGCGCAAGCGCAGCGCCAGCGTGTCGAGGCGGCCGCGCTCGCGCTCGAGGCGGCGCGCCAGCGCGGCACTCAGGGCCGTCGCCAGTCGCGTCGTCGTCTCGCGCGAGCGTGCCAGGCGCTCACGCGGATGTACCAGCCGCAGGGCCGCGCGGTCCACGCGCTGGGCGGCGGTGCCGAGGTGTCGCAGCATCTCGGCGGGCAGCGTGCGCGCGAGTGCGTCGAGGCGTTCCGCCGCCGCGTGATAACCGGCGCTGACCAGTTCGGCCGCGGCCGTCGGCGTGGGTGCGCGCAGGTCGGCGGCGAAGTCGGCGATGGTGACGTCGGTCTCGTGCCCGACGCCGCTGACGACCGGCACCGCGCATGCGCGAATCGCCCGTGCCAGGGCCTCGTCGTTGAAGGCCCACAGGTCTTCCAGGCTGCCGCCGCCGCGCACTACGAGCAGGGCGTCGATGCCGTCCCGATCCGCGCGCGCCGAAGCCGTGTTCACGGCTGCGGCCAGCTGCGCGCCCGCGCCCTCGCCCTGGACCAGCGACGGGTAGAGCACGATGCCGATGCCGGGGGCGCGCCGCGCCAACGCGGCCAGAACGTCCTGCCAGGCGGCCGCTGCGTGCGAGCTGACCACGCCGATGCGGCGTGGATAGAGTGGCAGCGCACGCCGGGTCGCGGCATCGAACAGGCCTTCGGCTTCGAGGCGCGCCTTCAGGCGCAGGAAGGCTTCGTACAGATCGCCGGCGCCCGCGGCGCGCAGACCCTCGACGGTGAGCTGGAACTCGCCGCGTGGTTCATACAGCGTGACCTGCGCGCGTGCCTCGACGCGCATTCCGTCGGCCAGCCGGAAGGGCAGGGTTTGTGCGCGGCTGCGCCACATCGCGCAGCGTACCTGCGCGCGCTCGTCCTTGAGCGTGAAGTACAGGTGGCCCGAGGCCGGGCGCGCGATGTTGGAGACTTCGCCGGTGACGCGCAGCAGCGGGAATGCGCCTTCGAGGCATACGCGGGCGAAGCGGTTGAGTTCTCCGACGGCAAGCGGGCGGTCGGGCAGGTCGGGGCGGGGCATGTGGGCGATTCTATCAGCGTCCCCGGCCCCGGGCCGACCGACCCGGTGCGCCGAGAAAAATTCCTTTCGGAACAATTGATTATGTATAAGTTGTTGAAATAAAAAGGAAACGGCTTGTTGCATCATCTTGTGGCGTTGCCGGCAAAGGCTTGATCGGAACGGGATTCCGGCAATCCCTCCCAAGCTCTCCACAGGGTTGTCCACAGCTTTTGTGGATTGTGGCGTGGTTCGCCGCCGCAATCTGCGGATATCACGGATTATGTGCCCGGGGGGCTGTGCTAGTTTAGCCGGGTGTCGTATCGTGCAATCCGGCCGCCAGCCGCGCCTGCCAAGCCAGAGCGCCCGGCCGACGCGGCGGCCGGGCGTCGGTAACGCACAACAACCAAGAAGACAGGAGAGACAACGATGACACTGAACCGCATTCTCAGCGCATGTGCGCTGGCGCTGCTCGCGCCGCTCGCGGCCGCCCAGCAGCAACTGTCGATTGCGACCGGCGGCACCGGCGGGACCTACTACCCGCTCGGCGGCGGCATTGCCGAACTGATCAACAAGCACATTCCGGGTTACAAGGCGGTGGCCGAGGTCACCGGGGCATCGGTCGAGAACATGGGTCTGGTCGCGCGTCGTGACTCCGACGTGGCCTTCGCCTTGGCCGACACCGTGTATCAGGCCTATGCCGGTACGGGCCGCTTCGATGGTCGCAAACTGCCGGTGCGTGCCATCGGTTCGGTCTATCCGAACGCCGTGCAGATCGTCACGATGGCTGATTCGGGCATCAAGTCACTGCAGGATCTCAAGGGCAAGCGGGTGTCCGTGGGCGCGCCGGGCAGTGGCACCGAGGTCAACGCCAAGGCGCTGCTCGAAGCCAACGGCATCAGCTACGACGACATGACGACGCAGCGGCTGAACTTCAACGAGACCGCCGATGCGCTGCGTGACGGTCAGATCGATGCCGGCTTCTGGAGTGTCGGCCCGCCGACCAGTTCCATCCTCAACCTCGCCACAACGCACGAGATCGCGCTGATCTCGCTGAGCGACGAGGAAGTGGCCAATGCGCGCAAGGCCGATCCGGTGTTCGCGCCGTACACGCTGCGCGCCGGCCTGTACGACAAGGTCGACGAACCGGTCAAGACCATCGGCATCCCCAACGTGCTCGTTGTCAACGCCGAGATGTCCGACGATCTGGCCCACGCGATCACCAAGGTCATCTTCGAGAAGACCGACGAGCTCATCGCCATCCATCCGGCGGCCAACGACACCACGGTGGAGTTCAGCCTGGGGTCCACGCCGATTCCGCTGCACCCCGGTGCCGCGCGTTTCTACACCGAAGCCGGACATACGGTTCCGGACAACCTCAAGCCCTGATCGGGCGGGGGCGGTCGTTGATGGCGTGGCGGCTGCCCTGCGTGCTGATCGCGCTCGCTTGCGCCTCGCCGGCCGATGCCGGTGGGGCCGCACTCGAGGTGAGGGGTGCCGACGGCACGCTCGCCGTTCATCGACCGATCGACGAGGGTGTGCGCTGGTGCCTGGTCTGGAATCACTCGGTTGCCGGCTTCGCCGTGCATGACTGCTTCGCCTGGAGCGGCGGCCAACTGGTACTCGAACACAGCCACCAACCCGACTTCGCGGCCGGCCTGGGGCACATCCCGGGCCGCGGAGTGATGCATTCGGACGGGGCAGGCGGTTACCGCATCGAACACATCGACCAGCCGATCGCCGGCAACGCCTTGCGTCTGCGGGTCGGATCGGCCGCGGTCGACCATCGCATCGCGATCGACGGCGAAGTGCATTCGCTGAGTCGCACACTGGCCGGACGCGCGGCGGTGATGCGCATCGTCGAACCATGACGGGCAAGGGGACGGGGAATGAGCGAACCGCATGAGCCGGCCAAGCCCGGCTTCGGCATGGGACCGGCGCAACCGCGTACGGTGATCTGGCTGATCACGGTGATCGCGGTCGCGCTCTCGCTGTTCCAGATGTACACCGCGGGCATCCAGTCCCTGGGCCTGTTCTACCAGCGCAGCATCCATCTGGCCGGCATCATGATGCTGGCCTTCCTGATGTTTCCGGTGTTCGGCGAGCGCGGCCGCCGCGGCGTGCTCGGCGGGGCGATCGACACCGTGTTCTTCGGCTGTGCGGTGCTCACCGGTTTCTACCTGAGCTTCTACCTCGACGACATCATCAACCGCGCGGGTTTCTGGACGCACACCGACATCGTGGTCGGCTGCATCGCCGTGGTCACCGTGCTGGAAGCCAGCCGGCGTGCGGTCGGCCTGGGCCTGACCATCATCGGCATCGTCGCCGTGCTCTACGCCTTCGCCGGTCCGCGCGGCGACCTGCCGTGGCTGGGCGAGTGGCTGCCGGGCATCCTCGCGCACCGTGGCTACAGCCTCGATCGCGTGATCGGCCAGCTCTACCTCGGGCAGGAGGGCTTGTTCGGCCTGCCGCTCGGGGTCGCGGCGACCTTCATCTTCGTCTTCGTGCTTTTCGGCGCCTTTCTCGAAGTGACCGGTGCCGGGCGCTTCTTCATCGATCTGGCCTACGCCGCCACCGGGCGCCAGCGCGGCGGTCCGGCCAAGGCGGCGGTGATCGCCTCGGCCGGCATGGGTTCGATCTCGGGCAGCGCGATCGCCAACGTCGTGACCACCGGCGCGTTCACCATCCCGCTGATGAAACGGCTCGGCTACCGGCCGGAACAGGCCGGCGGCGTCGAGGCCGCAGCCAGCACGGGCGGGCAGATCATGCCGCCGCTGATGGGGGCGGGCGCCTTCCTGATCGCCGAATACACGCGCGTGCCCTACATCGAGATCGTCAAGGTCAGCATCCTGCCGGCGATCATGTACTTCGCCACCGTCTACCTGTTCGTTCACATCATCGCGATCAAGCAGGGCATGAAGGGCATGCCCGCATCCGAACTGCCCTCGATGCGCGAGGTGATGCGCAGCGGCTGGCATTTCCTGGTGCCGCTGGCGGTGTTGATCTGGCTGCTCGCCATGCATACATCGCCGATGCGCGTGGGCTTCTTCGCGGTGATTTCGGTGGTGGCGGTGGCGGTGGCGCGGCACCTGTTCTGGATGTTCGTGTTCGCGCCGCGTCAGGGCGAGCCGGTCACCGGCGCGGCACTGCGCGAGGCGCTGCTGCGCGGCTGGAATGGGCTCATCCACGGCCTGTCACTGGGCGCGCGCAACGCGGTGGCGGTGAGCATGGCCTGCGCGGTCGCCGGCATCATCGTCGGCGTCGTCGGCCTGACCGGGCTGGGGCTGAAGTTCTCGTCGATGATGATGGCGTTCTCCGGGGGCAACATCGTGCTCGCGCTGCTGCTGGTCATCATCGCCAGTCTGGTCCTGGGCATGGGCCTGCCGGTGACGGCGGCCTACATCGTGCTGATCGTGCTGGTCGGGCCGGCGCTCACCAGCGAATTCGGCATCCCGCTGCTGATCGCGCATCTAGTGGTGTTCTGGTACTCGCAGGATTCCAACGTTACGCCACCGGTGGCGCTGGCGGGCTTCGCCGGGGCGGCGATCGCGGGTGCGAAACCGATGGCCACCAGCATGCAGGCGTGGAAGTTCGCCAAGGGCCTGTACCTGATCCCGTGCTTCATGGTGTTCAACCCGGAGATCATCCTCGGTGGTCCGTGGGAGATCGTCGCGTGGAACGTCGTCATCGCCTTCGTCGCGCTGGCCGCGTTCGCCGCCGCGCTCGAGGGCTACCTGTTCGCGCCCATGGATGGGGTCTCGCGCGTGCTCATCGTGCCGGCCACGGTGGCGATCTTCTATCCGGACTTCACGGTCGAGGCGGCCGGTCTGGTCACGTTGATCGCGGTGCTCGGCTTCAACGCCTGGCAGGGGCGCCGGCATGCGGCGACGGCCTGACCTTGCCGATGCCGGGCGCGGGCGCTAGAGTGGCCGCTTTCGCATACGGGGAGGGCGCGCGTGATCGCCATCATCGAGGCTTCGGGCTGGCCCATCTGGCCGCTGCTGCTGACGTCCATCATCGCCGTGGCGCTGATCATCGAACGTTCCATCAGCCTGCGCCGCTCGCGTGTCGTGCCCGACGGTCTGCTCGATCGGGTGCTCGATGATCTGGCGCGCAACGGCGCCAACCCCGGCATGGCCGACCGCGTTGCCGCGCATTCGCCGCTGGGGCGCGTGCTGGCGGCCGGCCTGCGCAACGTCAACGCCTCGCGCGAGGTCATGAAGGAAGCCATCGAGGAGACCGGCCGCGCCGTATCCCACGATCTCGGTCGCTACATGACGACGCTGGGCACCATCGCCGCGGTCAGCCCGCTGCTCGGCCTGTTCGGCACCATCGTCGGCATGATCGACATCTTCGCCTCGCAGGGCGCGGGCGGCGCCAACCCGCAGCAACTGTCGCGTGGCATCTCGATCGCGCTCAACACCACCGGCTTCGGCCTCATCATCGCGATTCCGGCGACCATCTTCTGGCGCCACTTCCGCGCGCTGGTCGACACCTTCGTGCTCGACATGGAGCAGCAGGCGATCCGTCTGGTCGAGGTCGTGCACGGCGAGCGGGCGCGCTGAGCGGGGTGCGGCGATGAACTTTCAGCGCGGCGTGCAGCACGAGCAGCCGGAGGTCAGCCTGATTCCGCTGATCGACGTGGTGCTGGTGATCATCATCTTCCTGATGCTGACCACCACCTTCACCCGCATCTCCGGGCTGCAGATCAACCTTCCGACCGGTGACGGGCGCGTCGCCGAACAGGCCCCGCAGGAGATCTCGGTGGCGGTGACGGCCGCGGGCGACGTGATCGTCGACGGGCGCGCGGTCGGCGCGCGCGACATCGTCGCGATCGCGCGTGCGCTGGGCCAGGCGGTGCCGCCCGACGAGCCCGATCCCATCGTCGTGATCAGCGCCGACGCCCAGTCCAGTCACCAGAGCGTGGTGGACGTGATGCAGGCGGCGCAGCGCGCCGGACTGGCGCGGATCACCTTCTCGGTGCAGACACCCGAGCAATGACGCGCTGCGTACCCGACGTCGCTTCGCGGACCGCGGCCGGCGAGCCGAGATGAATGCCTGTCCCCCCGAGTTCTGGCGCAGACGTGGCGTGCCGGCGCTGGCCCTGCTGCCACTGGCAGGCGTTTTCGCCGCGCTCGCCGCGCTGCGCCGCACGGCCTACCGGCGCGGATGGCTCAAGTCCGAGGTTTCAGGTGTTCCGCTGATCGTGGTCGGCAACATCGCCGTCGGCGGCAGCGGCAAGACGCCGGTGGTGCAGTGGCTGGTCGATGTCCTGCGCGCCGCCGGATTCACGCCTGGCATCGTCAGTCGCGGTCATGGCGGCAGCGAGCGCGGTCCCGCGCCGGTGCCGGCCGATGGCGGTGCGGCGCGTTTCGGCGACGAGCCGGTGCTGCTCGCGCGCGAGAGCGGTGCGCCGCTGGTGATCGGGCGTGACCGCCCCGCGGCCGTGCGCAGGCTGCTCGAAGAGAATCCGCAGTGCGATGTGGTGGTCGCCGACGACGGCCTGCAACATTATCGGCTGTCGCGCCAGATCGAGATCGTCGTGGTCGACGAGGTCCAGCTGGGTAATCGCCTGCGCCTGCCGGCCGGGCCGTTGCGCGAGGGACTGTCGCGTCTGGCCGAGGCGGACCTTGTGCTTGCGCACGGATTCTTGTCGTCGTCGGTGCGCGGCGCCGCCGCCGAAGTGCCGATCTTCGACATGGTGCTGCAAGGCGAGGAGCTGGTATCGATGGACGGCACGCGGCGCATTGCGCTGGCGGAGTTCGCCGGCCGTCGCGTGCATGCGGTGGCCGGCATCGGCCGTCCACAGCGCTTCTTCGAGCATCTCTCGCGTGCCGGCCTCGAGGTGGTCGGGCATGCCTTTCCGGACCATCACGCCTACCGGCCCGAAGACCTGACGATGGCGCCCCGTGAGCCGAAAATCCTGACCGCCAAGGATGCGGTAAAATGCGCCGCATTCGCGCCGCCGGACACCTGGGTGTTGCCGGTGCGCGCATGCATCGACGCGGCGGCGTCGCAACTCATCGTGGAGAAGCTGACGCATGGAATCCCGCCTGCTTGAAATCCTGGTCTGCCCGCTGTGCAAAGGGCCGCTGGACTATCTGCGTGACGAGCAGGAACTGGTCTGCAAGGGCGACCGCCTGGCTTTCCCGGTGCGCGACGGCATCCCCGTGATGCTCGAGGACGAGGCGCGGGTGATGAGCGCCGAGGAGGTCGAGGCGGTGCGGAAGCGTCGCGCATGACGGCGTTTCGCGTCGTCGTGCCGGCACGCTTCGCTTCCACGCGTCTGCCGGGCAAGCCGCTGGCGGACATCGCCGGCCGCCCGATGA
It encodes:
- a CDS encoding ExbD/TolR family protein, whose product is MNFQRGVQHEQPEVSLIPLIDVVLVIIIFLMLTTTFTRISGLQINLPTGDGRVAEQAPQEISVAVTAAGDVIVDGRAVGARDIVAIARALGQAVPPDEPDPIVVISADAQSSHQSVVDVMQAAQRAGLARITFSVQTPEQ
- the lpxK gene encoding tetraacyldisaccharide 4'-kinase; translation: MNACPPEFWRRRGVPALALLPLAGVFAALAALRRTAYRRGWLKSEVSGVPLIVVGNIAVGGSGKTPVVQWLVDVLRAAGFTPGIVSRGHGGSERGPAPVPADGGAARFGDEPVLLARESGAPLVIGRDRPAAVRRLLEENPQCDVVVADDGLQHYRLSRQIEIVVVDEVQLGNRLRLPAGPLREGLSRLAEADLVLAHGFLSSSVRGAAAEVPIFDMVLQGEELVSMDGTRRIALAEFAGRRVHAVAGIGRPQRFFEHLSRAGLEVVGHAFPDHHAYRPEDLTMAPREPKILTAKDAVKCAAFAPPDTWVLPVRACIDAAASQLIVEKLTHGIPPA
- the tal gene encoding transaldolase, encoding MNPLLQVKAQGQQVWLDNLSRTLLNDGHLARMIADDGVSGITTNPAIFHKAIADGRYYEDDLTALRREALDAETRYERLAIVDVQRACDLLLPVWDGAQGNAGYVSLEVSPALAHDAPGTIAAGERLARAVERPNLLIKVPATAAGLDAIEGLVARGISVNVTLMFSLAHVDAVGAAYARGIRSLIAAGGDVRRVMSVASLFLSRVDTLIDQRLETIGSDAALALRGMTAVSLAKLSYQHYLDRFHGAAFADAKAAGARPQYMLWASTSTKNPAYQDLLYVEPLIGPETVNTLPDATLAALRDHGRVERSIDRDVDAANAHFEALAALGVDLTEAGETLQREGLEQFDTAFAKLLELTA
- a CDS encoding TAXI family TRAP transporter solute-binding subunit, producing MTLNRILSACALALLAPLAAAQQQLSIATGGTGGTYYPLGGGIAELINKHIPGYKAVAEVTGASVENMGLVARRDSDVAFALADTVYQAYAGTGRFDGRKLPVRAIGSVYPNAVQIVTMADSGIKSLQDLKGKRVSVGAPGSGTEVNAKALLEANGISYDDMTTQRLNFNETADALRDGQIDAGFWSVGPPTSSILNLATTHEIALISLSDEEVANARKADPVFAPYTLRAGLYDKVDEPVKTIGIPNVLVVNAEMSDDLAHAITKVIFEKTDELIAIHPAANDTTVEFSLGSTPIPLHPGAARFYTEAGHTVPDNLKP
- a CDS encoding Trm112 family protein — its product is MESRLLEILVCPLCKGPLDYLRDEQELVCKGDRLAFPVRDGIPVMLEDEARVMSAEEVEAVRKRRA
- a CDS encoding MotA/TolQ/ExbB proton channel family protein, which gives rise to MIAIIEASGWPIWPLLLTSIIAVALIIERSISLRRSRVVPDGLLDRVLDDLARNGANPGMADRVAAHSPLGRVLAAGLRNVNASREVMKEAIEETGRAVSHDLGRYMTTLGTIAAVSPLLGLFGTIVGMIDIFASQGAGGANPQQLSRGISIALNTTGFGLIIAIPATIFWRHFRALVDTFVLDMEQQAIRLVEVVHGERAR
- a CDS encoding TRAP transporter permease, with the protein product MSEPHEPAKPGFGMGPAQPRTVIWLITVIAVALSLFQMYTAGIQSLGLFYQRSIHLAGIMMLAFLMFPVFGERGRRGVLGGAIDTVFFGCAVLTGFYLSFYLDDIINRAGFWTHTDIVVGCIAVVTVLEASRRAVGLGLTIIGIVAVLYAFAGPRGDLPWLGEWLPGILAHRGYSLDRVIGQLYLGQEGLFGLPLGVAATFIFVFVLFGAFLEVTGAGRFFIDLAYAATGRQRGGPAKAAVIASAGMGSISGSAIANVVTTGAFTIPLMKRLGYRPEQAGGVEAAASTGGQIMPPLMGAGAFLIAEYTRVPYIEIVKVSILPAIMYFATVYLFVHIIAIKQGMKGMPASELPSMREVMRSGWHFLVPLAVLIWLLAMHTSPMRVGFFAVISVVAVAVARHLFWMFVFAPRQGEPVTGAALREALLRGWNGLIHGLSLGARNAVAVSMACAVAGIIVGVVGLTGLGLKFSSMMMAFSGGNIVLALLLVIIASLVLGMGLPVTAAYIVLIVLVGPALTSEFGIPLLIAHLVVFWYSQDSNVTPPVALAGFAGAAIAGAKPMATSMQAWKFAKGLYLIPCFMVFNPEIILGGPWEIVAWNVVIAFVALAAFAAALEGYLFAPMDGVSRVLIVPATVAIFYPDFTVEAAGLVTLIAVLGFNAWQGRRHAATA
- the xseA gene encoding exodeoxyribonuclease VII large subunit, translating into MPRPDLPDRPLAVGELNRFARVCLEGAFPLLRVTGEVSNIARPASGHLYFTLKDERAQVRCAMWRSRAQTLPFRLADGMRVEARAQVTLYEPRGEFQLTVEGLRAAGAGDLYEAFLRLKARLEAEGLFDAATRRALPLYPRRIGVVSSHAAAAWQDVLAALARRAPGIGIVLYPSLVQGEGAGAQLAAAVNTASARADRDGIDALLVVRGGGSLEDLWAFNDEALARAIRACAVPVVSGVGHETDVTIADFAADLRAPTPTAAAELVSAGYHAAAERLDALARTLPAEMLRHLGTAAQRVDRAALRLVHPRERLARSRETTTRLATALSAALARRLERERGRLDTLALRLRTARPRLDERNARCAGLGERLTRAGEAVVLRRRERLDALAGILTSLSPQATLSRGFAIVRDAHGNIVREAASVVAGDAIAVELGSGSLDAEVTASHSEVGPGLSSGR
- a CDS encoding superoxide dismutase, whose protein sequence is MEHTLPPLPYAKNALAPHISEETMEFHYGKHHQTYVTNLNKLVDGTEYANLDLEAIVKKAPAGGVYNNAAQIWNHTFFWHCMKPNGGGEPSGALGDAIKNKWGSFEDFKKAFAASAAGNFGSGWTWLVKKADGSVDIVNMGPAGTPLTTADKPLLCIDVWEHAYYIDYRNKRPDFIAAFLNHLANWDFAAQNYAS
- a CDS encoding DUF1850 domain-containing protein, with the translated sequence MAWRLPCVLIALACASPADAGGAALEVRGADGTLAVHRPIDEGVRWCLVWNHSVAGFAVHDCFAWSGGQLVLEHSHQPDFAAGLGHIPGRGVMHSDGAGGYRIEHIDQPIAGNALRLRVGSAAVDHRIAIDGEVHSLSRTLAGRAAVMRIVEP